One part of the Paenibacillus silvisoli genome encodes these proteins:
- a CDS encoding MFS transporter, translating into MIHAAGSNASKVSQSPGHGSFFANRFIRSILLSAVFLQLGIWIRNFAILLFVTEQTDKDPIAISLISVAEYAPIFIFSFIGGAFADRWRPKRTMVICDLLSAVSVFVVLLALIYGGWQSIFFATLVSSILSQFSQPAGMKLFKLHVPASQIQMGMSMYQTIQAVFMILGPMLGSLVFFRFGIQTAVVIMGICFVLSAAVLTTLPKDGIVQRKEPTRLSADIKSGLHYVLGNKIFLYMASFFIAAGLALGIMNPLGIYVVTEHLGLDADQLQWFTAMNGAGMILGGMLVMGLSKRMPPRIMLIIGFTFSSAAVAVIGTTTTTGVALAAQFAAGLLVPFIHIACQTLMMSHAEEAYVGRVSGIMSPLFTGGMVLTMSIVGVLKANLPLTVLYGIAAALFFVGAIGVLPLLRHKQPVNAHGAAHAGGFHH; encoded by the coding sequence ATGATACATGCAGCAGGCTCAAATGCCTCGAAAGTATCCCAATCCCCTGGGCACGGCTCGTTCTTTGCCAATCGTTTTATCCGATCGATCCTTTTGTCCGCCGTCTTTCTGCAGCTTGGCATCTGGATTCGCAATTTCGCCATTCTGCTCTTTGTCACGGAGCAGACGGATAAAGATCCGATTGCCATCTCGCTAATTTCCGTTGCGGAGTACGCGCCGATCTTTATTTTCTCCTTCATCGGAGGCGCGTTTGCCGACCGATGGCGGCCTAAACGCACGATGGTGATTTGCGACCTGTTAAGCGCAGTCTCGGTGTTCGTCGTCCTGCTTGCCTTGATCTATGGCGGATGGCAATCGATTTTCTTCGCGACGCTAGTCTCGTCGATCTTATCCCAATTCTCGCAGCCGGCAGGGATGAAGCTGTTCAAGCTGCATGTGCCCGCCTCTCAAATTCAAATGGGCATGTCGATGTACCAGACGATTCAGGCCGTATTCATGATTCTGGGTCCGATGCTGGGGAGCCTCGTGTTCTTCCGCTTCGGCATCCAAACGGCCGTTGTCATCATGGGCATATGCTTCGTGCTGTCCGCCGCCGTGCTCACTACGCTTCCGAAGGACGGTATCGTACAACGGAAGGAGCCGACCCGGCTGTCGGCGGACATCAAGTCAGGCTTGCATTATGTATTGGGGAACAAAATCTTCTTGTATATGGCAAGCTTCTTCATCGCAGCGGGTCTCGCGCTCGGCATCATGAACCCGCTCGGCATTTACGTTGTGACGGAGCATCTAGGTCTGGATGCGGATCAGCTGCAGTGGTTTACGGCCATGAACGGGGCTGGCATGATTCTGGGCGGCATGCTGGTCATGGGCTTGTCCAAACGCATGCCGCCTCGGATAATGCTAATCATCGGCTTTACGTTCAGCAGCGCTGCGGTGGCCGTCATCGGGACAACGACGACAACCGGCGTGGCGCTGGCTGCTCAATTCGCCGCGGGCCTTCTAGTGCCGTTCATTCATATCGCATGCCAAACGTTGATGATGAGCCATGCGGAAGAGGCCTACGTCGGCCGGGTCAGCGGCATCATGAGTCCGCTCTTTACCGGAGGGATGGTGCTGACGATGAGCATTGTCGGCGTACTGAAGGCAAATCTACCGCTGACCGTATTGTATGGCATAGCAGCTGCGCTTTTCTTTGTAGGCGCGATCGGCGTGCTGCCGCTGCTGCGTCACAAGCAGCCCGTGAACGCGCATGGGGCGGCGCATGCCGGCGGATTTCATCACTAA
- a CDS encoding cation diffusion facilitator family transporter, whose translation MKKGNTSSATAALGNTIIAIIKGIAAAFTGSGAMFASTMHSIADAVNQAFVYAGSVLAEKKPTRRFPTGFGRVINLFCMVAVIVVTVMAYETILEGFHLLKHPAAESHGFWLNFIVLLLSIAADGFVLVKAMKEIVHEARVEAKGASLMPQAFKHVGRAAPATRLVFYEDLVATTGALLALVAVVVTSLTNFALVDGLSTILIGFLMVGVVFKVGYDNMVGLIGVAAPREIEDKVSRIIFANSDVTDINQMRVLQEGRYYHVEGLIELRPGLTLADADDIKFKIRDSLLHDPDIADVTLGIIEDNGVRNWNPEPVNV comes from the coding sequence ATGAAAAAAGGCAATACCTCGTCGGCGACGGCTGCGCTCGGCAATACCATCATCGCCATCATTAAAGGAATCGCGGCGGCATTCACCGGCAGCGGCGCGATGTTTGCATCCACGATGCACTCCATTGCGGATGCCGTGAATCAGGCGTTCGTCTATGCCGGCAGCGTATTGGCGGAGAAGAAGCCGACGCGCCGTTTTCCGACTGGCTTCGGCAGGGTTATTAATCTATTCTGCATGGTTGCCGTTATCGTCGTTACCGTAATGGCTTATGAAACGATTCTTGAAGGATTCCATTTGCTGAAGCATCCGGCCGCGGAATCGCATGGCTTTTGGCTGAATTTCATCGTACTGCTGTTGTCGATCGCGGCGGACGGATTCGTGTTAGTGAAAGCGATGAAGGAGATTGTGCACGAAGCGCGTGTGGAGGCTAAAGGCGCATCGCTTATGCCGCAAGCGTTTAAACACGTCGGACGAGCCGCGCCTGCGACTCGACTTGTCTTCTATGAAGATCTCGTTGCCACAACCGGCGCATTATTGGCGCTCGTTGCCGTCGTTGTAACTTCGTTAACCAACTTTGCGCTGGTGGATGGGCTTTCAACGATTCTGATCGGTTTCTTGATGGTAGGCGTCGTCTTTAAAGTAGGCTACGACAACATGGTCGGCTTGATCGGCGTTGCCGCGCCGCGCGAGATTGAAGATAAAGTGTCCCGGATTATTTTCGCGAATAGCGATGTGACCGATATTAACCAAATGCGGGTACTCCAGGAGGGCCGTTATTATCACGTGGAAGGGTTGATCGAGCTTCGGCCGGGTCTGACGCTTGCCGATGCGGACGATATTAAGTTTAAAATCAGAGACAGTCTGCTGCATGACCCGGATATCGCCGATGTGACGCTTGGGATCATCGAAGATAACGGCGTGCGCAACTGGAACCCTGAGCCTGTTAACGTTTAA
- a CDS encoding ABC transporter permease: MNGWQIAWRNLKRRKLRTFLTILSIVIGVASALGVITSVDSAKRALPQYMKSAFGKADYMLYGTEAYFKQELLQDVTHVDGLTAIAVLKENTRLHAQREGLSDIQLRVDLTGYSQMDTALTNFRVLEGSLTEGGAVITDRTAKAWKAGAGDTVSFDTDDGLRTIRISAVVRYTVELMGPSSWSMAKYHPWSVAIPLSDMQQWFGRESRIENIQVKADRAEELEQVGKRLDQLAQEKGGVYVQPVVVDYESQFKELNTYFLLLYLAGFLGIALSAFIIFNSLIVSVQERRQEFAAMKTIGYTPQQLRYFVLIEVLLLSLIGTLIGLALGWGLAELLQAVIFMVIGIHDDGALDLAKGLLIAIPAGTLVPALAALYPIRQAGKVSVITALKSQQHASGGSSPHRTWSAIIGAVLIISAFFMQSLVLIVPFLIGAVLVFPFLFDATSRLIRPLLGGIGFSGAMASRNLSRNRGRTAMTSVVLSLGISMIVLMSSLNSAMIQSFEKVIHATYGGNLDIHLHHIEQTDLRQLRDIPGVAGAETYPMLAAIWTLDGTKRQLPVYGVGQDWIDRFPLFTVEDGTQSSLIGSLSDNEIVLDRIAFGAWGGRIGESIELKTLQGPKPFKVVKVVESMKNNGYGAFMSKPQFGQVFGIKYEKNALVLKDETISPLQLRERIFDRFGSRIEEMFGPEDWVSVIGATYTGSFTIINFLIGLSIVISGIGIANTLLMNMMERIRELGMMRAVGVTRRQLISMVQLEGLGMGLAATIAGLLLGTMLVYMTSSFLEIRSLTFDFGVSWLILLLIGAFGLMISLISSMPPAARAAKTPLSEALRYE; this comes from the coding sequence ATGAACGGTTGGCAAATCGCTTGGCGAAATTTGAAACGCCGCAAGCTTCGTACGTTTCTGACGATTTTATCGATCGTCATCGGGGTCGCGTCCGCGCTCGGCGTCATTACGTCCGTCGACTCGGCGAAACGAGCGCTTCCGCAGTATATGAAATCCGCATTTGGCAAGGCGGACTACATGCTGTACGGCACCGAGGCGTATTTCAAGCAGGAGCTACTACAGGATGTAACCCATGTAGACGGATTGACTGCTATCGCGGTGCTCAAGGAAAACACAAGGCTGCATGCACAACGGGAGGGGCTGTCCGATATTCAGCTCCGGGTCGATCTGACCGGCTACAGTCAAATGGATACGGCGCTGACAAACTTCCGGGTATTGGAAGGCAGTTTGACGGAAGGCGGAGCGGTCATTACCGATCGAACGGCCAAAGCGTGGAAAGCGGGAGCGGGCGATACCGTTTCGTTTGACACGGATGATGGTCTCCGCACGATCCGCATCTCGGCTGTCGTGAGGTATACCGTCGAGCTGATGGGTCCATCGAGCTGGTCGATGGCCAAATATCATCCGTGGTCGGTTGCCATTCCGCTCTCCGATATGCAGCAGTGGTTCGGACGGGAGAGCAGGATCGAGAACATTCAAGTAAAAGCAGACCGCGCTGAAGAGCTGGAGCAAGTCGGCAAACGGCTCGATCAGCTGGCGCAGGAGAAAGGCGGCGTCTATGTCCAGCCGGTCGTAGTCGATTACGAATCGCAATTTAAAGAGCTGAACACATATTTTCTGCTGCTGTATCTCGCCGGGTTCCTCGGGATCGCGCTGAGCGCCTTTATTATCTTCAACTCGCTGATCGTCAGCGTGCAGGAGCGCCGCCAAGAATTTGCCGCGATGAAAACGATCGGCTACACGCCGCAGCAGCTTCGTTATTTCGTACTGATCGAGGTGCTTCTGCTTTCGCTCATCGGCACGCTAATTGGTTTAGCGCTTGGCTGGGGGCTGGCCGAATTGCTGCAGGCTGTCATCTTCATGGTGATCGGTATCCATGACGATGGTGCGCTTGACTTGGCAAAAGGACTGCTGATCGCCATTCCCGCCGGCACGCTGGTGCCCGCGCTTGCCGCGCTTTACCCGATCCGTCAAGCGGGCAAGGTTAGCGTCATTACAGCGTTGAAAAGCCAGCAGCACGCATCCGGGGGCAGCAGCCCGCATCGAACATGGAGCGCCATCATTGGTGCTGTGCTGATCATATCCGCCTTCTTCATGCAAAGCTTGGTTCTTATTGTACCGTTCTTGATCGGCGCGGTTCTGGTGTTCCCGTTCCTATTCGACGCCACGAGTCGTCTCATTCGTCCTCTGCTTGGAGGGATTGGGTTCAGCGGCGCCATGGCTTCGCGGAATCTAAGCCGCAATCGCGGCCGTACCGCAATGACTTCCGTGGTGCTTAGTCTCGGCATTTCGATGATCGTCTTGATGAGCTCATTGAATTCCGCCATGATTCAATCCTTCGAGAAGGTGATCCATGCGACCTATGGTGGTAACTTGGACATTCATCTACACCACATCGAGCAAACGGACCTGCGGCAGCTGCGCGACATTCCCGGCGTTGCCGGAGCGGAAACGTACCCGATGCTTGCCGCGATCTGGACGTTGGACGGAACGAAACGCCAGCTGCCGGTTTATGGCGTTGGCCAAGATTGGATCGACCGGTTTCCGCTGTTTACCGTGGAGGACGGAACGCAAAGCAGCTTAATTGGTTCTCTGAGTGACAACGAAATCGTACTGGACCGCATCGCATTCGGAGCATGGGGCGGACGGATTGGCGAGAGCATTGAACTGAAGACGCTCCAAGGACCGAAGCCATTCAAAGTCGTGAAGGTTGTGGAATCGATGAAAAACAACGGCTACGGCGCGTTTATGAGCAAACCGCAGTTCGGGCAGGTTTTCGGCATCAAATACGAGAAAAACGCGCTTGTTCTGAAGGATGAAACGATTTCTCCGCTGCAGCTGCGCGAGCGGATCTTCGACCGGTTCGGTTCGCGGATCGAGGAAATGTTCGGACCGGAGGACTGGGTTTCGGTCATCGGCGCCACGTACACCGGCTCTTTTACGATCATTAATTTCCTGATCGGATTATCGATCGTCATCTCGGGAATCGGGATTGCGAACACATTGCTGATGAACATGATGGAGCGCATCCGGGAGCTTGGCATGATGAGGGCAGTCGGCGTAACGCGCCGCCAGCTCATCAGCATGGTGCAGCTGGAAGGACTCGGCATGGGCTTAGCGGCCACGATCGCCGGCCTCTTGCTCGGAACGATGCTCGTCTATATGACCTCCTCGTTCCTCGAAATCCGCTCGCTTACGTTCGACTTCGGCGTATCGTGGCTGATCCTGCTGCTCATCGGCGCATTCGGGCTCATGATAAGCCTGATTTCCAGCATGCCGCCGGCTGCCCGGGCAGCAAAAACACCGTTAAGCGAGGCGCTGCGCTATGAATAA
- a CDS encoding ABC transporter ATP-binding protein, which produces MIQLSKAYKEFVLDAGRFTALKETDLQIGKGEFVAIMGPSGSGKSTMLQLLGGLDLPTSGSVRVDGVELNRLNEKERTLFRRTKVGFVFQNYQLLPMMTVAENIALPLAANRAPKSEINAAVGRLLKEVHLTDKAGSYPSQLSGGQQQRVAIARALAMKPKLILADEPTGNLDRKTGEAVLQLLKRLNREEQITVVMVTHDQEAAKAAGRIIHIRDGEVVQSAKEALA; this is translated from the coding sequence ATGATTCAATTATCGAAGGCGTACAAGGAATTCGTCCTGGATGCAGGCCGATTCACCGCCCTGAAGGAAACCGATCTGCAGATCGGCAAAGGCGAGTTTGTCGCCATTATGGGGCCAAGCGGCTCAGGCAAAAGCACCATGCTCCAGCTGCTTGGCGGCCTTGATCTTCCAACCTCGGGAAGCGTCCGGGTGGATGGGGTCGAATTGAACCGCTTGAACGAGAAAGAGCGCACGTTGTTCCGAAGGACGAAGGTAGGCTTCGTGTTCCAAAACTATCAGCTGCTTCCGATGATGACCGTTGCGGAAAATATCGCGCTGCCGCTTGCAGCCAACCGCGCTCCGAAGAGCGAGATCAACGCGGCAGTCGGCCGCCTGCTGAAGGAAGTCCATCTGACGGACAAAGCAGGTAGCTATCCGTCTCAGCTGAGCGGCGGCCAACAGCAGCGTGTCGCGATCGCCAGGGCACTAGCGATGAAGCCGAAGCTGATTCTGGCGGATGAGCCGACCGGCAACCTGGATCGAAAGACGGGCGAAGCGGTATTGCAGCTGTTGAAACGACTGAATCGTGAAGAGCAGATCACGGTCGTCATGGTAACGCATGATCAGGAAGCCGCGAAGGCGGCGGGCCGGATCATTCACATCCGGGACGGCGAAGTCGTCCAGTCGGCGAAGGAGGCGCTGGCATGA
- the cysI gene encoding assimilatory sulfite reductase (NADPH) hemoprotein subunit encodes MSDNNLLSTNSAPHSDVEAIKKRSDYLRGTLEESLKDRITGSISEDDNRLMKFHGSYMQDDRDVRNERNKQKLEPAYQFMVRVRAAGGIVTPEQWLMMDRVAQRHANGTIRLTTRQSFQLHGVIKWNMKKVIQEVNEELLSTLAACGDVNRNVMCNPNPYQSDVHEEVYEWAKKVSAHLDPHTRAYHEIWLDEEKVVDSRDGEEQEPIYGPVYLPRKFKIGIAIPPANEVDVFSQDLGFIAIHENERLLGFNVVVGGGMGMSHGDPKTYPQIARSIGFVKPEQMIDVAEKTVTIQRDYGDRAVRKHARFKYTIDDRGLEWFIDELQLRLGWKLEEARSYHFDHNGDRYGWAKGSNNSWHYTLFIQNGRVKDEGGYQLLTGLREIAKIHKGDFRLTPNQNLIIGNVSSQKKKKIDQLIEAYKLTDGAAYSALRRNSMACVALPTCGLAMAESERYMPTLLDKLELILDETGLRDNEIVIRMTGCPNGCARPALAEISFIGKAPGKYNLYLGGGYAGNRLNKLYRENIGETEILNELRPIFNRYAKEREEGEHFGDFCIRAEYVKEVHSGLDFHD; translated from the coding sequence ATGTCAGACAATAACCTGCTGTCGACAAACAGCGCGCCGCACAGCGACGTAGAGGCGATTAAGAAAAGAAGCGATTATTTGCGCGGAACGCTCGAGGAGTCGCTTAAAGACCGGATTACCGGCTCGATCTCGGAGGACGACAATCGTCTGATGAAGTTCCACGGCAGCTATATGCAAGACGACCGCGACGTTCGAAACGAGCGGAATAAGCAAAAGCTCGAACCGGCTTATCAGTTCATGGTGCGCGTCCGCGCAGCCGGCGGCATCGTCACGCCGGAGCAATGGCTCATGATGGACCGGGTTGCGCAGCGCCATGCCAATGGCACGATCCGGTTGACGACGCGGCAGTCGTTCCAGCTGCACGGCGTCATCAAATGGAATATGAAGAAGGTCATTCAGGAAGTCAATGAAGAGCTGTTGAGCACGCTAGCCGCTTGCGGCGACGTCAACCGTAACGTCATGTGCAACCCGAATCCGTACCAGTCTGACGTACATGAAGAAGTGTACGAGTGGGCGAAAAAGGTAAGCGCCCATCTGGATCCTCACACGAGAGCCTATCACGAGATTTGGCTGGACGAGGAAAAGGTGGTAGACAGCCGGGATGGGGAAGAGCAGGAGCCGATTTATGGACCGGTTTACTTGCCGCGTAAGTTCAAAATCGGCATCGCGATTCCGCCAGCGAACGAAGTCGACGTATTTTCCCAAGACTTGGGCTTCATCGCGATCCACGAAAACGAGCGCTTGCTCGGCTTCAATGTCGTCGTAGGCGGCGGCATGGGCATGTCGCATGGCGATCCGAAGACGTATCCGCAAATTGCGCGGTCGATCGGATTCGTTAAGCCGGAGCAGATGATCGATGTGGCGGAGAAAACCGTTACCATTCAGCGCGATTATGGCGACCGTGCGGTACGGAAGCATGCGCGGTTTAAGTACACCATCGACGACCGCGGCCTCGAGTGGTTTATCGACGAGCTGCAGCTGCGTCTTGGCTGGAAACTGGAGGAAGCGCGTTCCTACCATTTCGACCATAACGGCGACCGTTACGGCTGGGCGAAAGGGAGCAACAACAGCTGGCATTATACGTTGTTTATCCAGAACGGGCGCGTGAAGGACGAAGGCGGTTATCAGCTTCTGACCGGCTTGCGCGAAATCGCGAAGATTCACAAAGGGGATTTTCGTCTAACGCCGAACCAGAATCTGATTATCGGGAACGTGTCCAGCCAGAAGAAGAAAAAAATCGATCAGCTCATCGAAGCCTATAAGCTGACCGACGGAGCCGCTTATTCGGCGCTGCGCCGCAATTCGATGGCATGCGTTGCATTGCCGACTTGCGGACTCGCGATGGCGGAGTCGGAGCGTTACATGCCTACGCTGCTCGATAAGCTGGAATTGATATTGGATGAAACCGGTCTGCGCGATAACGAAATCGTCATCCGGATGACCGGATGCCCGAACGGCTGCGCCCGCCCGGCGCTGGCGGAAATTTCGTTCATCGGCAAAGCGCCGGGCAAATACAATCTGTATTTAGGCGGCGGATATGCCGGCAACCGGCTCAATAAGCTGTATCGCGAAAATATCGGCGAAACCGAGATCCTTAACGAGCTGCGGCCGATCTTTAACCGGTATGCGAAGGAACGCGAAGAAGGCGAGCATTTCGGTGACTTCTGCATTCGCGCCGAGTACGTGAAGGAAGTCCATTCGGGACTCGACTTCCACGATTAA
- a CDS encoding sensor histidine kinase: MTGQQAENRLYNRDEMVRIVAENTMDTIVLVDNEAIVRYVSPSFETLCGYGVSEYEGADAFELIVEEDRERVREMLGKVVETSQPVDVEYRIYHANGSLVYVETRVKPVMDHEGIKYVVAVVRDVTRRKQAEQLLENILENVNATVWSTDKDFTRYHYFAGNIEKVCGIPKEEVIERPIRLHDHMHPEDNDSLMGEVKDLLDKGVSVRKEFRWIHLPDELLWGQLLIHPYLNANGNVERLDGIMLDITEKKRAELALEESEQRYKSLFEHNLDGVFSIELNRLHFVNANEAFERATGIELAKLTDRCFMGLIHDEDHMYVYRALQEVMQQEVPTDIECRLANLSQGERIVSITFVPIFLSGRLNGIHGILKDITQRKQEERDLVKREERSKLLRMSLNRLSSGLANVMKVSELEERLIAEVSGVLPATRVEIEEGECRDASAEAEGARTFRIRIGDKPQPVYLCIDIAEPLKKADEEWLDTAVHYVKILYDNLHRTEDLMKRLEDLVGTKETPKWMLRLLFRLSEKERAALSSDLHDSVLQDLIIWYRKLEAFRSVGKFEREAQAELQQIENGLLDAIHQLRITCNELRPPFLLKMGLVESLKSLFAYARMFANYEIEFRAGTTDIPLHEDQILGVYRIVQELLNNASKHSQASRVVMTLEDAGGELRFHYADNGVGVDLVKLEGSYEHMGIAGIEKRVMSLEGTVAVQSAPDQGFHVTVTFPKQTMER, translated from the coding sequence ATGACGGGTCAACAGGCAGAGAACCGGTTATATAACAGGGACGAAATGGTTCGGATCGTGGCGGAGAATACGATGGATACGATTGTTTTAGTCGATAACGAGGCCATTGTCCGTTACGTTTCGCCCTCGTTCGAGACGCTGTGCGGCTACGGCGTTTCTGAGTATGAAGGCGCGGACGCCTTTGAGCTCATCGTGGAGGAGGATCGGGAACGGGTGCGCGAAATGCTGGGCAAAGTCGTCGAGACCAGCCAGCCCGTCGATGTGGAGTACAGGATCTACCATGCCAATGGGAGCTTGGTTTATGTCGAGACACGCGTAAAGCCCGTTATGGATCATGAAGGGATTAAATATGTCGTTGCAGTTGTGCGGGACGTAACCCGGCGCAAGCAGGCGGAGCAGCTCCTGGAAAATATTTTGGAAAACGTCAATGCGACCGTGTGGTCGACGGATAAAGATTTTACCCGGTATCATTATTTCGCCGGCAATATCGAGAAGGTATGCGGCATACCGAAAGAGGAGGTCATCGAACGGCCTATTCGGCTTCATGACCACATGCACCCGGAGGACAACGATTCGCTGATGGGCGAAGTTAAGGACCTGCTGGACAAAGGCGTTTCGGTACGCAAAGAGTTTCGCTGGATTCACCTGCCTGATGAACTGCTATGGGGACAATTGCTGATCCATCCCTATTTGAACGCGAACGGTAATGTGGAACGGTTAGACGGCATTATGCTGGACATCACGGAGAAGAAACGCGCCGAGCTGGCGCTGGAGGAGAGCGAGCAGCGTTATAAATCGCTCTTCGAGCACAATCTGGACGGCGTCTTCTCGATTGAGCTGAATCGGCTTCATTTCGTCAACGCGAACGAAGCGTTCGAGCGGGCGACCGGGATTGAGCTTGCCAAGCTGACGGATCGATGCTTTATGGGCCTTATTCACGATGAAGACCATATGTACGTTTACCGTGCGCTCCAAGAGGTGATGCAGCAAGAAGTGCCGACGGATATCGAGTGCAGGCTCGCCAACTTGAGCCAAGGCGAACGGATCGTGAGCATTACGTTCGTTCCTATTTTTCTATCCGGCCGACTCAACGGCATTCATGGGATTCTCAAAGATATTACGCAGCGGAAGCAGGAGGAACGTGATCTCGTCAAGCGGGAGGAACGATCGAAGCTGCTGCGGATGAGCCTGAACCGGCTGTCGAGCGGGCTTGCCAACGTGATGAAGGTGTCGGAGCTGGAGGAGCGTCTTATTGCCGAAGTGAGCGGCGTGCTTCCGGCAACCCGCGTCGAGATAGAAGAAGGCGAGTGCCGAGACGCGTCTGCGGAAGCCGAAGGCGCAAGAACGTTTCGCATCCGGATCGGCGATAAGCCGCAGCCCGTCTATCTGTGCATCGATATCGCGGAGCCGCTGAAGAAGGCGGACGAGGAATGGCTCGATACGGCCGTCCATTACGTGAAAATTTTGTATGACAACCTTCACCGGACGGAAGATTTAATGAAACGGCTCGAAGATCTCGTTGGAACGAAGGAAACGCCGAAATGGATGCTGCGGCTGTTGTTCCGGCTGTCGGAGAAGGAACGGGCCGCTCTATCCAGCGACCTGCATGATTCCGTTCTTCAAGATCTGATTATTTGGTACCGCAAGCTGGAGGCGTTCCGCTCGGTCGGAAAGTTCGAACGGGAAGCGCAGGCTGAATTGCAGCAAATCGAGAACGGCCTGCTGGATGCCATCCATCAACTCCGGATTACGTGCAATGAGCTTCGACCGCCGTTTCTGCTCAAGATGGGGCTGGTCGAGTCGCTGAAGAGCCTATTCGCCTATGCGCGCATGTTCGCCAATTACGAAATCGAGTTCCGTGCCGGAACGACCGATATCCCGCTTCATGAGGATCAAATTCTTGGCGTATATCGCATCGTGCAGGAGCTGCTTAACAATGCCTCCAAGCATTCGCAAGCAAGCCGGGTCGTAATGACGCTGGAGGATGCCGGCGGGGAGCTTCGGTTCCATTATGCCGATAACGGAGTCGGCGTTGATTTGGTCAAGCTTGAAGGCTCTTACGAACATATGGGGATCGCGGGCATCGAGAAGCGGGTCATGAGCCTGGAAGGGACGGTTGCCGTCCAATCCGCGCCGGATCAGGGCTTCCATGTGACGGTGACGTTTCCCAAGCAAACAATGGAAAGGTGA
- a CDS encoding PCYCGC motif-containing (lipo)protein — MAASIIASGCSGGGKQEHANVHHAANGDLREHTESLQVLPAFLDSASEQVRLAYSVAAGVSDTLSSIPCYCGCGDSAGHRSNLNCFIQDIQPDGTVVWDDHGTRCGVCIQIALTTAEMKSQGKSAKEIRTIIDQAYAEGYAKPTPTPMPEA, encoded by the coding sequence TTGGCAGCAAGCATAATCGCGAGCGGCTGCAGCGGCGGCGGCAAGCAAGAGCATGCCAACGTGCATCATGCGGCGAACGGCGATCTGCGCGAGCATACCGAATCCCTGCAGGTGCTGCCTGCTTTTCTCGATTCCGCTTCGGAGCAAGTAAGACTAGCCTATTCCGTAGCAGCGGGCGTATCGGACACGCTATCTTCGATTCCTTGCTATTGCGGGTGCGGCGACAGTGCCGGCCATCGGAGCAACTTGAATTGCTTTATTCAAGACATCCAACCGGACGGAACGGTCGTCTGGGATGACCATGGCACAAGATGCGGGGTATGCATCCAAATCGCGTTGACAACGGCTGAAATGAAAAGCCAAGGTAAATCCGCAAAAGAAATCCGGACGATCATCGATCAGGCCTATGCGGAAGGCTATGCGAAGCCTACGCCGACACCGATGCCTGAAGCCTAG
- a CDS encoding response regulator transcription factor, with translation MNVLLVDDHRSVVEGTKMLLESEPDIQVMIETDVYLVTDQVRLKKFDVILLDLYMPNINGADLTRKLLEYVPDAIILIYSGFEIAPHFNLLMESGVSGFISKTSTREELIQAIRCAARKQAIIPMQLLRQLRRQEITVQDDTDHEPTTITQEEDKLLRELAKGKSNKEISKTLMISQRSLEYNLTELFQKLHVNSRVEVIKKAKLLGILPTEDLY, from the coding sequence ATGAATGTACTGCTGGTCGACGACCACCGTTCGGTTGTCGAAGGAACGAAAATGCTGCTGGAGTCGGAGCCCGACATTCAAGTGATGATTGAAACGGATGTTTATCTCGTCACGGACCAGGTCCGGCTGAAGAAGTTCGACGTTATTCTGCTCGATCTCTATATGCCGAATATTAACGGGGCGGATCTTACGCGGAAGCTGCTGGAGTATGTGCCGGATGCCATTATATTGATCTATTCCGGTTTCGAAATCGCGCCGCATTTCAATCTGTTGATGGAATCCGGCGTATCCGGCTTCATATCCAAAACGTCCACCCGCGAAGAGCTGATCCAAGCGATCCGCTGCGCGGCAAGGAAGCAGGCGATCATTCCGATGCAGCTGCTGCGTCAGCTGCGGCGACAGGAAATAACGGTGCAGGACGATACCGACCACGAGCCGACGACGATCACCCAAGAAGAGGATAAGCTGCTGCGGGAGCTGGCGAAAGGGAAGAGCAATAAGGAAATATCCAAAACGCTCATGATTAGCCAGCGATCGCTGGAGTACAACTTGACGGAGCTGTTTCAGAAGCTGCATGTCAATTCGCGGGTTGAAGTGATCAAGAAAGCGAAGCTGCTCGGCATCCTGCCGACCGAGGATCTTTATTAA